One genomic segment of Arachis duranensis cultivar V14167 chromosome 4, aradu.V14167.gnm2.J7QH, whole genome shotgun sequence includes these proteins:
- the LOC127739667 gene encoding receptor-like kinase TMK3, with amino-acid sequence MESLYLSNNNLSSIPEGCFHNLTSLGFLSLANNTNLPPWTFPLDLTHSSLQLYFLNLEATNLMGSLPNLSHFFPDLNTVSLSNNNLTSIPQGCFQGLPSLTWLWLENNTNLAPWTFPDLTLSTQLKELKLAATNVVGPLPEIFDSLTSLETLLLSNNNLTGVLPQSFQRSKITTLHLNDQKGKGFSGTMDVVSNMIDLSEAWLQGNSFDGYIPDMSRCTALQDLRLAHNRFTGVIPYSLINLVDGNLQTVTLNNNFFQGPMPNILGDSDTTNLGDNTTNAFCRDHYDPCDERVTILLEIASAFGYPYLLATSWLGNNPCHNWSFVVCTGSMITTVNLTRQNLTGTISGAFGKLTHLENLYLSGNNLSGSIPENLTSLHQLNNLDVSNNFLSGKVPDFSRGVNLNTEGNPSFERRNPSPERRNPSHKRRNPPAWIKGAIAAAAGIGGLVFLVIIIYNRKRCLSFLQWILWKKTGPFIDNEFEEFMKTYGSLMLKRYNYSEVKKMTNSFHDKLGKGGYGIVYKACLSDGCPVAVKVLTESSGSGEEFLNEVASIGRTSHVNIVSLLGFCYEKYKRALIYEFMPNGSLDKFIYKQESSNAICNMDWNTLFQITIGIARGLEYLYRGCNTRILHLDIKPQNILLDEDFCPKIADFGLAKICKKKESIVSIIGTRGTPGYIAPEVFSRTFGKVSHKSDVYSYGMLILELMGGKKNYNTSGSLTSEMYFPDWIYKDLEQNTLGRGLPTTEEENDMIKKITLVSLWCIQTNPSDRPSIDKVIEMLEGPLELVPYPPKPVLYSLKMSISQFSQISYSSTDEEDPEIVEEIISIK; translated from the exons ATGGAGAGTCTTTATCTCTCTAACAACAACCTCTCCTCCATCCCTGAGGGTTGCTTCCACAACCTAACCAGTTTGGGTTTCCTCTCTTTGGCCAACAACACCAACCTCCCACCATGGACCTTCCCCCTCGATTTGACTCATTCCTCATTGCAACTCTACTTTCTCAACCTCGAGGCTACAAATCTCATGGGATCCCTACCAAACTTATCTCATTTCTTCCCCGACTTGAATACCGTTTCTCTCTCCAACAACAACCTTACCTCCATCCCCCAAGGTTGCTTCCAGGGTCTACCCTCTTTGACGTGGCTGTGGTTGGAAAACAACACCAACCTTGCACCATGGACCTTCCCCGACTTGACTCTCTCCACACAACTGAAAGAGCTCAAGCTTGCTGCTACAAATGTTGTGGGCCCTCTACCAGAAATATTTGACTCCTTGACAAGTTTGGAGACTCTTCTTCTCTCCAACAACAACCTCACTGGTGTCTTGCCTCAGTCTTTTCAAAGGTCCAAGATTACCACATTGCACCTCAACGACCAGAAGGGCAAAGGATTTTCAGGTACAATGGATGTTGTTTCAAATATGATCGATTTGTCTGAAGCGTGGCTTCAGGGGAACTCCTTCGATGGATATATCCCTGACATGTCTCGTTGTACCGCCTTACAAGATTTACGACTTGCGCACAATCGATTTACAGGTGTCATTCCATATTCTCTGATAAATCTCGTTGACGGGAACCTGCAAACTGTTACTTTGAACAACAACTTTTTTCAGGGTCCTATGCCTAACATTTTAGGAGATTCTGACACTACGAATCTTGGAGATAACACCACCAATGCCTTTTGTCGAGACCACTATGATCCGTGTGACGAGAGAGTTACCATTTTGCTTGAAATTGCATCTGCATTTGGATATCCTTATTTGTTGGCCACTTCATGGCTAGGAAATAATCCATGTCATAATTGGAGTTTTGTTGTATGTACTGGGAGTATGATTACAACCGTGAATTTGACAAGGCAGAATTTGACAGGAACTATCTCAGGTGCATTTGGTAAATTAACTCATTTGGAAAACTTGTATCTAAGTGGTAACAATTTAAGCGGTTCAATACCTGAAAACTTGACATCCCTTCATCAACTCAACAATCTCGATGTCTCCAACAACTTCTTATCAGGAAAAGTTCCCGATTTCTCACGTGGAGTAAACCTGAATACTGAAGGTAATCCTTCGTTCGAGAGAAGAAATCCTTCGCCTGAGAGAAGAAATCCTTCGCACAAGAGAAGAAATCCACCTGCTTGGATCAAAG GTGCAATAGCAGCAGCAGCAGGTATTGGAGGTCTTGTTTTCTTggttataattatttataaccGGAAGAGGTGTCTTAGCTTCTTACAATGGATTTTGTGGAAGAAAACAGGACCATTTATTGATAATGAATTTGAAGAATTTATGAAAACTTATGGATCTTTGATGTTaaagagatataattattctGAAGTGAAAAAGATGACAAATTCATTTCATGATAAATTAGGAAAGGGAGGATATGGCATTGTATACAAAGCATGCTTAAGTGATGGTTGTCCAGTGGCAGTGAAGGTATTAACCGAATCCAGCGGAAGTGGGGAGGAATTCCTAAATGAGGTAGCTAGTATTGGAAGAACATCTCATGTGAACATTGTTTCGCTTTTGGGATTTTGTTATGAGAAGTATAAAAGGGCACTCATCTACGAATTCATGCCAAATGGTTCTTTGGATAAGTTCATCTACAAACAAGAATCGTCAAATGCTATTTGTAATATGGATTGGAACACCCTGTTTCAAATTACAATTGGTATTGCAAGAGGATTAGAATATTTGTATCGAGGTTGTAATACAAGAATTTTGCATCTCGATATTAAGCCTCAAAATATTCTGTTAGATGAAGATTTTTGTCCGAAAATTGCTGATTTTGGATTGGCAAAAATTTGCAAGAAGAAGGAGAGTATTGTATCTATAATAGGTACAAGGGGAACTCCTGGATACATTGCACCAGAAGTATTTAGTCGAACCTTTGGTAAAGTTTCTCATAAATCTGATGTGTACAGTTatggtatgttgattcttgaattgATGGGAGGCAAAAAGAACTACAACACCAGTGGATCACTTACTAGTGAGATGTATTTTCCAGATTGGATTTACAAGGATCTCGAGCAAAATACGCTTGGACGAGGTTTGCCCACtacagaagaagaaaatgatatgataaaaaaaattactttggTGAGTTTATGGTGTATTCAAACAAATCCATCAGATAGACCATCAATAGATAAAGTAATAGAGATGTTAGAAGGGCCACTTGAACTAGTGCCATATCCTCCAAAACCTGTCTTATATTCTCTAAAAATGTCTATCTCACAGTTTTCACAAATCTC
- the LOC107486804 gene encoding receptor-like kinase TMK4 isoform X1: MTYLKSESKILIGFYTLVLFFMTSVLSDEEGAYMLKLMNALKPPGWSNTTHMCQWTGVSCNNQSRRIEEIFLKEMSLTGTVPAGLNDSLSQLTYLYLSYNNLSGPVPSLANLSFLQVAYLDNNNFTTIPHGCFHGLTTLHSLLLNNNTNLPPWNFPTDLTAHSSQLHVLDLSSTNLMGSVPNISHSFATLRYLSLSNNNLSSIPEDCFHNLTSLDVLSLANNTNLAPWTFPLDLIHSSFKLSYLDLEVTNLMGSLPNLSHFFPDLNTISLSNNNLTFIPQGCFQALPYLGLLKLGNNTNLTPWTFPDLIQSTKIEELNLVATNVMGSLPEIFDSLTSLETLLLSNNSLTGVLPESFGRSKITTLHLNDQKGKGFSGTMDVVSNMIDLSEAWLQGNSFDGYIPDMSRCTALQDLRLAHNRFTGVVPDSLINLSRRNLQTVTLNNNFFQGPMPNILGDSDTTNLGDNTTNAFCRDDYDPCDQRVTILLEIASAFGYPYLLARSWRGNNPCHNWSFVACTGGLITTVNLTRQNLTGTISDAFGKLTHLENLYLSGNNLSGSIPENLTSLHQLNNLDVSNNNLSGKIPNFSRGVYLNTEGNPSFERRKPLGKRRKPPAWIKGAIVAAAGIGGLVFLVVVICNRKRCLSLLQRILWKKTGPFIDNEFEEFMKTYGSLMLRRYNYSEVKSMTNSFRDKLGRGGYGIVYKACLSDGCPVAVKVLTESSGSGEEFLNEVASIGRTSHMNIVSLLGFCYEKYKRALIYEFMPNGSLDKFIYKQESPNAICNLDWNTLFQITIGIARGLEYLHRGCAARILHLDIKPQNILLDEDFCPKIADFGLAKICKKKESIVSLQGTRGTPGYIAPEVFSRTFGKVSHKSDVYSYGMLILELVGGRKNYDTGGSLTSEMYFPDWIYKDLEEQNILGRGLSTTEEESDMIKKITLVSLWCIQTNPLDRPAINKVVEMLEGPLQSVPYPPKPVLYSPQMSISQFSQISYNSTDEEDSEIVEETISINKMSSKFAK; encoded by the exons ATGACATACCTCAAATCAGAATCCAAAATTCTTATTGGCTTTTATACTCTTGTGCTCTTCTTCATGACCTCTGTCCTTTCTGATGAAGAAGGTGCATACATGTTGAAGCTTATGAATGCACTCAAACCCCCTGGCTGGTCCAACACCACCCACATGTGCCAGTGGACTGGCGTGAGTTGCAACAATCAAAGTAGAAGGATTGAAGAGATCTTTCTCAAAGAAATGTCACTGACGGGAACAGTTCCTGCAGGCCTCAACGACTCCCTCTCCCAACTCACATACCTCTATCTCTCCTACAATAACCTGAGTGGGCCTGTTCCCTCTCTCGCCAACCTCTCTTTCCTCCAAGTAGCGTACCTCGACAACAACAACTTCACCACCATCCCTCATGGTTGCTTCCATGGTCTTACTACTTTGCACTCCTTGCTCCTGAATAACAACACCAACCTCCCACCATGGAACTTTCCAACGGATTTGACTGCTCACTCCTCTCAACTCCATGTCCTCGACCTCTCTTCTACAAATCTCATGGGATCCGTACCCAACATATCCCATTCCTTCGCAACTCTGCgatatctttctctctctaacaaCAACCTCTCCTCCATCCCTGAGGATTGCTTCCACAACCTAACCAGTTTGGATGTCCTCTCTTTGGCCAACAACACCAACCTCGCACCATGGACCTTCCCCCTCGATTTGATTCATTCCTCATTCAAACTCTCCTACCTCGACCTCGAGGTTACAAATCTCATGGGATCCCTACCAAACTTATCTCATTTCTTCCCCGACTTGAATACCATTTCTCTCTCCAACAACAACCTTACCTTCATCCCCCAAGGTTGCTTCCAGGCTCTACCCTATTTGGGGCTGCTGAAGTTGGGAAACAACACGAACCTCACACCATGGACCTTCCCCGACTTGATTCAGTCCACAAAAATAGAAGAGCTCAATCTTGTTGCTACAAATGTCATGGGCTCTCTACCAGAAATATTTGACTCCTTGACAAGTTTGGAGACTCTTCTTCTCTCCAACAACAGCCTCACTGGTGTCTTGCCTGAGTCTTTTGGAAGGTCCAAGATTACCACATTGCACCTCAACGACCAGAAGGGCAAAGGATTTTCAGGTACAATGGATGTTGTTTCAAATATGATCGATTTGTCTGAGGCGTGGCTTCAGGGGAACTCCTTTGATGGATATATCCCTGACATGTCTCGTTGTACCGCCTTACAAGATTTACGACTTGCGCACAATCGATTTACAGGTGTGGTTCCAGATTCTCTGATAAATCTCAGTCGCAGGAACCTGCAAACTGTTACTTTGAACAACAACTTTTTTCAGGGTCCTATGCCTAACATTTTAGGAGATTCTGACACTACGAATCTTGGAGATAACACCACCAATGCCTTTTGTCGAGACGACTATGATCCTTGTGACCAGAGAGTTACCATTTTGCTTGAAATTGCATCTGCATTTGGATATCCTTATTTGTTGGCCCGTTCATGGCGAGGAAATAATCCATGTCATAATTGGAGTTTTGTTGCATGTACTGGGGGTCTGATCACAACCGTGAATTTGACAAGGCAGAACTTGACAGGAACTATCTCAGATGCATTTGGTAAATTAACTCATTTGGAAAACTTGTATCTAAGTGGTAACAATTTAAGCGGTTCAATACCTGAAAACTTGACATCTCTTCATCAACTCAACAATCTCGATGTCTCCAACAACAACTTATCAGGAAAAATTCCCAATTTCTCACGTGGAGTATACCTGAATACTGAAGGTAACCCTTCGTTTGAGAGAAGAAAACCTTTGGGCAAGAGAAGAAAGCCACCTGCTTGGATCAAAG GCGCAATAGTAGCAGCAGCAGGTATTGGAGGTCTTGTTTTCTTGGTTGTAGTTATTTGTAACCGAAAGAGGTGTCTTAGCTTGTTACAAAGGATTTTGTGGAAGAAAACAGGACCATTTATTGATAATGAATTTGAAGAATTTATGAAAACTTATGGATCTTTGATGTTAAGGAGATATAATTATTCTGAAGTGAAAAGCATGACAAACTCATTTCGTGATAAATTAGGAAGGGGAGGATATGGCATTGTATACAAAGCATGCTTAAGTGATGGTTGTCCGGTAGCAGTGAAGGTGTTGACCGAATCTAGCGGAAGTGGGGAGGAATTCCTAAATGAGGTAGCTAGTATTGGTAGAACTTCTCATATGAACATTGTCTCGCTGTTGGGATTTTgctatgaaaaatataaaagggcACTCATCTATGAATTCATGCCAAATGGTTCTTTGGATAAGTTTATCTACAAACAAGAATCTCCCAATGCTATTTGTAATTTGGATTGGAATACATTGTTTCAAATTACAATTGGTATTGCGCGAGGATTAGAATATTTGCACCGAGGATGTGCGGCAAGAATTTTGCATCTTGATATTAAACCTCAAAATATTCTGTTAGATGAagatttttgtccaaaaattgCTGATTTTGGATTGGCAAAAATATGcaaaaagaaagagagtattGTATCTTTACAAGGTACAAGAGGAACTCCTGGATACATTGCACCAGAAGTATTTAGCCGAACTTTTGGTAAAGTTTCTCACAAATCTGATGTGTATAGTTATGgaatgttgattcttgaattgGTGGGAGGTAGAAAGAACTACGACACTGGCGGATCACTTACCAGTGAAATGTACTTTCCAGATTGGATTTATAAGGATCTTGAGGAGCAAAATATCCTTGGACGGGGTTTGTCCACTACAGAAGAAGAAAGTGATATGATAAAGAAAATTACTTTGGTGAGTTTATGGTGCATTCAAACAAATCCATTGGATAGACCAGCAATAAACAAAGTAGTAGAAATGTTAGAAGGACCACTTCAGTCAGTGCCATATCCTCCAAAACCTGTCTTATATTCTCCTCAAATGTCTATCTCACAATTTTCACAAATCTCCTATAACAGTACAGATGAGGAGGATTCTGAGATTGTTGAGGAGACTATTTCCATCAATAAAATGAGTTCAAAATTTGCAAAGTAA
- the LOC107486804 gene encoding receptor-like kinase TMK4 isoform X5, translating to MTYLKSESKILIGFYTLVLFFMTSVLSDEEGAYMLKLMNALKPPGWSNTTHMCQWTGVSCNNQSRRIEEIFLKEMSLTGTVPAGLNDSLSQLTYLYLSYNNLSGPVPSLANLSFLQVAYLDNNNFTTIPHGCFHGLTTLHSLLLNNNTNLPPWNFPTDLTAHSSQLHVLDLSSTNLMGSVPNISHSFATLRYLSLSNNNLSSIPEDCFHNLTSLDVLSLANNTNLAPWTFPLDLIHSSFKLSYLDLEVTNLMGSLPNLSHFFPDLNTISLSNNNLTFIPQGCFQALPYLGLLKLGNNTNLTPWTFPDLIQSTKIEELNLVATNVMGSLPEIFDSLTSLETLLLSNNSLTGVLPESFGRSKITTLHLNDQKGKGFSGVVPDSLINLSRRNLQTVTLNNNFFQGPMPNILGDSDTTNLGDNTTNAFCRDDYDPCDQRVTILLEIASAFGYPYLLARSWRGNNPCHNWSFVACTGGLITTVNLTRQNLTGTISDAFGKLTHLENLYLSGNNLSGSIPENLTSLHQLNNLDVSNNNLSGKIPNFSRGVYLNTEGNPSFERRKPLGKRRKPPAWIKGAIVAAAGIGGLVFLVVVICNRKRCLSLLQRILWKKTGPFIDNEFEEFMKTYGSLMLRRYNYSEVKSMTNSFRDKLGRGGYGIVYKACLSDGCPVAVKVLTESSGSGEEFLNEVASIGRTSHMNIVSLLGFCYEKYKRALIYEFMPNGSLDKFIYKQESPNAICNLDWNTLFQITIGIARGLEYLHRGCAARILHLDIKPQNILLDEDFCPKIADFGLAKICKKKESIVSLQGTRGTPGYIAPEVFSRTFGKVSHKSDVYSYGMLILELVGGRKNYDTGGSLTSEMYFPDWIYKDLEEQNILGRGLSTTEEESDMIKKITLVSLWCIQTNPLDRPAINKVVEMLEGPLQSVPYPPKPVLYSPQMSISQFSQISYNSTDEEDSEIVEETISINKMSSKFAK from the exons ATGACATACCTCAAATCAGAATCCAAAATTCTTATTGGCTTTTATACTCTTGTGCTCTTCTTCATGACCTCTGTCCTTTCTGATGAAGAAGGTGCATACATGTTGAAGCTTATGAATGCACTCAAACCCCCTGGCTGGTCCAACACCACCCACATGTGCCAGTGGACTGGCGTGAGTTGCAACAATCAAAGTAGAAGGATTGAAGAGATCTTTCTCAAAGAAATGTCACTGACGGGAACAGTTCCTGCAGGCCTCAACGACTCCCTCTCCCAACTCACATACCTCTATCTCTCCTACAATAACCTGAGTGGGCCTGTTCCCTCTCTCGCCAACCTCTCTTTCCTCCAAGTAGCGTACCTCGACAACAACAACTTCACCACCATCCCTCATGGTTGCTTCCATGGTCTTACTACTTTGCACTCCTTGCTCCTGAATAACAACACCAACCTCCCACCATGGAACTTTCCAACGGATTTGACTGCTCACTCCTCTCAACTCCATGTCCTCGACCTCTCTTCTACAAATCTCATGGGATCCGTACCCAACATATCCCATTCCTTCGCAACTCTGCgatatctttctctctctaacaaCAACCTCTCCTCCATCCCTGAGGATTGCTTCCACAACCTAACCAGTTTGGATGTCCTCTCTTTGGCCAACAACACCAACCTCGCACCATGGACCTTCCCCCTCGATTTGATTCATTCCTCATTCAAACTCTCCTACCTCGACCTCGAGGTTACAAATCTCATGGGATCCCTACCAAACTTATCTCATTTCTTCCCCGACTTGAATACCATTTCTCTCTCCAACAACAACCTTACCTTCATCCCCCAAGGTTGCTTCCAGGCTCTACCCTATTTGGGGCTGCTGAAGTTGGGAAACAACACGAACCTCACACCATGGACCTTCCCCGACTTGATTCAGTCCACAAAAATAGAAGAGCTCAATCTTGTTGCTACAAATGTCATGGGCTCTCTACCAGAAATATTTGACTCCTTGACAAGTTTGGAGACTCTTCTTCTCTCCAACAACAGCCTCACTGGTGTCTTGCCTGAGTCTTTTGGAAGGTCCAAGATTACCACATTGCACCTCAACGACCAGAAGGGCAAAGGATTTTCAG GTGTGGTTCCAGATTCTCTGATAAATCTCAGTCGCAGGAACCTGCAAACTGTTACTTTGAACAACAACTTTTTTCAGGGTCCTATGCCTAACATTTTAGGAGATTCTGACACTACGAATCTTGGAGATAACACCACCAATGCCTTTTGTCGAGACGACTATGATCCTTGTGACCAGAGAGTTACCATTTTGCTTGAAATTGCATCTGCATTTGGATATCCTTATTTGTTGGCCCGTTCATGGCGAGGAAATAATCCATGTCATAATTGGAGTTTTGTTGCATGTACTGGGGGTCTGATCACAACCGTGAATTTGACAAGGCAGAACTTGACAGGAACTATCTCAGATGCATTTGGTAAATTAACTCATTTGGAAAACTTGTATCTAAGTGGTAACAATTTAAGCGGTTCAATACCTGAAAACTTGACATCTCTTCATCAACTCAACAATCTCGATGTCTCCAACAACAACTTATCAGGAAAAATTCCCAATTTCTCACGTGGAGTATACCTGAATACTGAAGGTAACCCTTCGTTTGAGAGAAGAAAACCTTTGGGCAAGAGAAGAAAGCCACCTGCTTGGATCAAAG GCGCAATAGTAGCAGCAGCAGGTATTGGAGGTCTTGTTTTCTTGGTTGTAGTTATTTGTAACCGAAAGAGGTGTCTTAGCTTGTTACAAAGGATTTTGTGGAAGAAAACAGGACCATTTATTGATAATGAATTTGAAGAATTTATGAAAACTTATGGATCTTTGATGTTAAGGAGATATAATTATTCTGAAGTGAAAAGCATGACAAACTCATTTCGTGATAAATTAGGAAGGGGAGGATATGGCATTGTATACAAAGCATGCTTAAGTGATGGTTGTCCGGTAGCAGTGAAGGTGTTGACCGAATCTAGCGGAAGTGGGGAGGAATTCCTAAATGAGGTAGCTAGTATTGGTAGAACTTCTCATATGAACATTGTCTCGCTGTTGGGATTTTgctatgaaaaatataaaagggcACTCATCTATGAATTCATGCCAAATGGTTCTTTGGATAAGTTTATCTACAAACAAGAATCTCCCAATGCTATTTGTAATTTGGATTGGAATACATTGTTTCAAATTACAATTGGTATTGCGCGAGGATTAGAATATTTGCACCGAGGATGTGCGGCAAGAATTTTGCATCTTGATATTAAACCTCAAAATATTCTGTTAGATGAagatttttgtccaaaaattgCTGATTTTGGATTGGCAAAAATATGcaaaaagaaagagagtattGTATCTTTACAAGGTACAAGAGGAACTCCTGGATACATTGCACCAGAAGTATTTAGCCGAACTTTTGGTAAAGTTTCTCACAAATCTGATGTGTATAGTTATGgaatgttgattcttgaattgGTGGGAGGTAGAAAGAACTACGACACTGGCGGATCACTTACCAGTGAAATGTACTTTCCAGATTGGATTTATAAGGATCTTGAGGAGCAAAATATCCTTGGACGGGGTTTGTCCACTACAGAAGAAGAAAGTGATATGATAAAGAAAATTACTTTGGTGAGTTTATGGTGCATTCAAACAAATCCATTGGATAGACCAGCAATAAACAAAGTAGTAGAAATGTTAGAAGGACCACTTCAGTCAGTGCCATATCCTCCAAAACCTGTCTTATATTCTCCTCAAATGTCTATCTCACAATTTTCACAAATCTCCTATAACAGTACAGATGAGGAGGATTCTGAGATTGTTGAGGAGACTATTTCCATCAATAAAATGAGTTCAAAATTTGCAAAGTAA